Genomic segment of Oscarella lobularis chromosome 13, ooOscLobu1.1, whole genome shotgun sequence:
tacgtcgacgtccgtAAGATACAATAGATAACGATTGTCCGTCGTTTTCTGCGGCCACGTaatcgaaacgatcgtcTCCGGAATAGGCGAAGGACCTCGGTTTCGCACCTAGAGTGACATCGTCTTATTAtcaataatatatatatatatatatatatattagcGAGCCCCTTACGAAATAGGAAATGTTGACTTGTCGTCCGGCCTCCTTGATCGTTTCAGGCGCTGTTAGTCCAGAACCGAACGGATTAGCGGGATCTATGGGCACTTGAGGCGGTTTTGACGTTCTAGAGAAACGTTTGGAAATACGAATGAACTAGACGTTATTTCATCTTACCCTTGAAGGCCAAAATCTGCTCTTTTGATAACTTGAATAGGAGGCGTTACTACGGTGTTGTCGTCTAAAGTCGTATTCTTTTCCGGATTGGTGCTGGAGAAAAGACCGGGTCGTTGAACCTCCCCCCCTTCTTTTATGAAATTATTAACCCTTCGCGTACCTTTGAGCTTCGACGGTGAAACTaaattctttcgtcgtcaatgacAAGCCAGCGAGCAGTAGAACAAAATTGAGATCGGCCTATAGTACAGTAAGTACATTATATGTTtcgcttttaattaaactcacTTCCTGATTAGCGTTCAGCGGATTTCCAATGTCGCACGTATATCTAATCATGTTATTGTCTCTCGTTTCATTGGAACACACAATCAGATTAGTCTGCAGCCCCccaaaaaagtcaaaaaaagtgacgtcacaatttcTCTATTCACTCACTCTGAGCAGAACGCGTTCCAACGTGAGTTCCTTCGAAAACGTCACGCTCACCTTGGCAGCGTACGCCGCCTCGTCCAGATTCTCGACGAGCACGCGCAGACGAATCGAAGCGTCCAGGCCGAGCGCCACCATAGATGCACTAAGAGGTGCCACCGAAGCAATCCTGCACATATTAAGGAtccaaaaaaaagagagagaaaaaatgaagaagacagACGGACTCTTCTTGCGTCGCGTTGCCGGTCACTGTAACGTTCTTCAAGCGCAAATCCGGAACGCAAATAAAATCCAGACGACAGCCGCGGAGAAGGTAAGCCTATAAAGACTCATtcaaatacaaaaaaaaaattgcgtcgcgacgaacgcgtaCGGATTCGGAGACGCCGAGAGGCGAATTATTGGCGTTCTTTCGAAGAACAGACGGAAGCGCTCGTATGAAGGGATTGCCTCCGGACGTCGGTAATTTCGGCTCGGAAGGAAGACGATACGTGACGTCGACCGTCACCAGGGTAACCAGTTTCGTGATTTGGCTCTGCGCCGGAGAGAATTGTTTTGGGAATAGGAGATCTTATTATTGCTCTCACTCGCAATGTGAGACTGAATGTCTTGCAGGCCGGTACGGTGATCGTGCCGCCTTTCTTCGCCAAATTCGCCGTGTCGTTGAACCACGCTCGCGGAATGAAGCCGCGATCGCTTTGCACTTTATCCACTTCGATATCATAATTGACGtctagagaaaagaaataattaatcaagatCTACATTCCCCCTCTCTGGGGACGTACTCAGATTCGATTCGCTGATGATTCCCGTGTAGCGAAGACACAACTTGGCCTCAAAGCTGAAACGCAAACACCGGCGCGCGTCAAACAGCAATAAATCGAGAATTCCACAACAGAAGAAGTCTTACTCAGTTATATTGGGATAATTGAGAAACTGGGGCGAGAGATCGAGCGTAGCAACGATCGCGGCAACGGGCTTCGATCGAAGCACAACGGCTTTCTCGGACCGAAACGCTCCAACAACAATATCTATAGTCAATaactatatatataatttagGTGGCGATTAACGTACCTGCATAGCTATTCCCgtccaaatcgacgccgcctgccagcgCAGCGCCGAAGCCGAGCATCGAAAAATTGAGGTTCAAGCTTGACGATGGAATAACCTAAACGAATGTCACTACTTACTCCCAAAggaacaagaagaaaaatcccCAAGTACTTgaagcggcgacgcgacgagtccgttcagcgacgtcgtgtAGAGATAAACGGTGGGATCGTCGGCAAAGGGAGCCCCAATGACGATATCTAATAGAAAAATGAGTCTTGGGGGGCCCCCCGATGCCTCGATATTCTCATACCCGTAAAGCCGtccaaattgacgtcaccgacggtCGCAATCGCATAGCCGAACGCTCCTCGAGCCAACGGCCCCGTTAGAATACGATCAAGCATGAAATCGttctataataataataattattattagtagTAGTAATTTATCGTGGGTTCTTTTGCTTACGTTCTGCGTGTTGATGTACGTGTACACTTGACCTTGATCTCGCAATTGTCCCGTGTAGTAGGgagcgccgacgacgagatcgtcgtaACCGTCGCGATTgagatcgacggcgacgacggaatgACCGAAATAAGCGCCCACCTCAAAAACGAAATAGAGTCAgtactttttttcttgttagAATCTCGAGTAACTCACTTGAGAGCCTCTTTTTGCGACTGAAACTGAGACTCTTCCAACTGATGTCTCGCGAAGTACGATCACCTTGATAAAATATTAGAGGAGAATTCGAGATGCCGTTCTAGTTCTACTCATTgcatacgtactctgccCGTGTAGCCCATTGAGCGAGGTGCTCCGACAACAAATTCTAAAACGCCAATAAATATTCAAACacgaaaaattattttctttactAAACCGTTTGTGCTCTCGTAGAATTTAAATGAGCCAAAAGCGACGGAGTAGGCTGGGAGGAAAgaaatcaatcaaaatcaaaagaaaaaacttgTCGTTTCTTCCTTACCCACATATCCTATTTCGGACGATCCAACATCACTAGCATAAGAGAGGGCGACGGTCTTGTAATCGCTGGAATTAACAATATCCATGTTTCCTACGTAGTCGAGTTTAATTGAAGACCgtcattattaatttaattaattaattacccgCCCAATTGAAAGTGCCGGGATTTCCGAGAAGAATTTGTTTTCCATCCTAGAGGAATCGTTTTGCGAGCAACGCAAAGTCTACTTTTATTAGTCGTTCTACGTTTGCCAAGGCCACGTCACTTCCGCTTTGACAGAAGCTGAAACCGTAGATTCCTTCTGTTCTGTTCTTGCACGGAGCCAAAACGGGTCGAATATGGAATGTcgaattgaaaagaaaacatcgACCAATCGGATCGTAACGCTGAAAATTCGCCCTAAAGTCGACGTAACGATGAGCACaagtctttaattaaaacagacaattaattcaaatatttaatCATTTATACGTGTATTTATGTACCACAATGATTCCGTTGGGATTCGCTGCCACGGACACTCCCAGCCACTGATTGTGAACAtgatcgcgatcgcgccATACACCCGGAGATAGGGGGTCTAGCTCTCTTATGGgatcttgaagaaaaaattactGAGAAGGCTACTAATACCACTCTTTTCTCACCAGGATAGCCCGTGAACGGCTCGCACTTGGAGTCTTTAGCGAGTTTGCATCGATAGAGCGCTCCGAATCGCTCCATTCCGTCCGAATCGTCGAGTGGCGCACCGACGAGAATCCTAGACCGATTTATCGCTTTCTATGCGTTTGCGCGTCGTCCCTTttgagccgaccaccgcagttgtacggggtggcaaacgcagtttgcgagcccgtataacggcggagggaggctgtctcaaacgtgatcttagggccggaagtgtctgtctgtctgtctgtctgtctgtctgtctgtctgttcgtcacgctccgtattgtgacgtcacctaaaacccgttttttttgtacggcgcatgcgtgacatagggcccaaaacggtgaccagaaaaaggcgatttacggcgctaataaagcgttttttctttcataaacggaaaaatgcttagaaacctTGTTTCtaattgatctgtgctattttcggtgttataaatgcgctgagaaaccgaaacgacagttttgattgtcacgctctgacgtcacaatcaaaagtatccactcatgtacagtatgtgggtgggtatgtacgcgtgaacgggtaacaggaaatatgacccgtacacatgctTAGGTCttcctcaaatacagagcgccatacagagcacattctgagcacattatcaaatactgtacgtcagaaaagcgcctaattaggaaaataTTGaaatcatgcaagtatttacagtatgtaggtaggactgagctgtagtaCATGTAGCtacggctgtaatgaccacgtgaatatgtgacaacataaaaaattttgacgtcacactatggtatgcactcgcgtacggtaagcggtgggaggctctgcatgatggcaacacggtgaacaccgggccatcattctctagttataCCATTTTCCTTCGGCGTTGGCGTACGGAGCAACGCTGTAGCCGAAATACTTGGCGTCGGTCGGGTGGGCTCCCGAGCGCACGATCGGCGCTTGAGTGTCGATGTTGAACGCGCAGGCGCGCGAGAATGCTAGTAGCAGGAGCTGAACCAGTATCATCACTGTCCTTCGTAAAGGCTACAGATAAAATGTCACTGCGCGCACGGTCGGCTGAACAGGATTTGACGCATTATCGCTTCCAATTCCAGCTACGCTTCCACGCGCTTCCGAAGGTTAGAGTCTAAACGCGTGAGTGTGAatgagtgagtgagtgagtgagatatttatttatacagGGGTTGTCTTCACCTCAAGGCTAATCCTCCAGACACCCTGTGTAAGGCTAATCCTCCAGACACCCTGTGTAAGGCTAATCCTCCAGACACCCTGTGTACGCGGTTCGCGCGTCCGGGTtcaaaaaggaaatcaaaTGTTTATTGCTTACGCGTGATCAATGAGGTAAATGGAAAAAAAAGGGGAGGAGGGGAAACGTAGACGAATTATTTCTAGACGTCTAACCGtgccgtttcgttttcgcgaatgcattcttttttttcgagCTACGCTTCCgatccgtcgccgttgacgtcaatcattttctccttcgaattcaaatGT
This window contains:
- the LOC136194974 gene encoding integrin alpha-V-like; translated protein: MILVQLLLLAFSRACAFNIDTQAPIVRSGAHPTDAKYFGYSVAPYANAEGKWILVGAPLDDSDGMERFGALYRCKLAKDSKCEPFTGYPDPIRELDPLSPGVWRDRDHVHNQWLGVSVAANPNGIIVTCAHRYVDFRANFQRYDPIGRCFLFNSTFHIRPVLAPCKNRTEGIYGFSFCQSGSDVALANDGKQILLGNPGTFNWAGNMDIVNSSDYKTVALSYASDVGSSEIGYVAYSVAFGSFKFYESTNEFVVGAPRSMGYTGRVIVLRETSVGRVSVSVAKRGSQVGAYFGHSVVAVDLNRDGYDDLVVGAPYYTGQLRDQGQVYTYINTQNNDFMLDRILTGPLARGAFGYAIATVGDVNLDGFTDIVIGAPFADDPTVYLYTTSLNGLVASPLQVIPSSSLNLNFSMLGFGAALAGGVDLDGNSYADIVVGAFRSEKAVVLRSKPVAAIVATLDLSPQFLNYPNITDFEAKLCLRYTGIISESNLNVNYDIEVDKVQSDRGFIPRAWFNDTANLAKKGGTITVPACKTFSLTLRSQITKLVTLVTVDVTYRLPSEPKLPTSGGNPFIRALPSVLRKNANNSPLGVSESAYLLRGCRLDFICVPDLRLKNVTVTGNATQEEIASVAPLSASMVALGLDASIRLRVLVENLDEAAYAAKVSVTFSKELTLERVLLRTNLIVCSNETRDNNMIRYTCDIGNPLNANQEADLNFVLLLAGLSLTTKEFSFTVEAQSTNPEKNTTLDDNTVVTPPIQVIKRADFGLQGTSKPPQVPIDPANPFGSGLTAPETIKEAGRQVNISYFVRNRGPSPIPETIVSITWPQKTTDNRYLLYLTDVDVNGPAQCNAEEPSLLNAGDLKEPTPSSNRGLIPTVKASSRGRREADQCGAEGVYETACSTFQCKVSGLSSGEKVEIRLRTRLFENTLLQDRMFQLNLSSEAVINFDSASDPVPFDTGPKTLPKRMIVTTEIISAEKTVEEEEREPWVIPVVVVLSLLFLALVIALMVWRGFFRRPAKEKLEEEKEELEHLNSKEKMIDVNGDGSEA